In a genomic window of Mycoplasma iguanae:
- a CDS encoding sodium:solute symporter family transporter: MNTTNNVILMTTTTAVESKTNSVSNFTALDWVVMALYMLGILGIGVFFWLQQRVSKNKTSSAYLAGQGMKIPTIVIALSIFATALSSLTFLATPGLAFKTGWLWSVGIISFLAAAPLIVKRVIPFYRRIKETTSYAYLEKRFHVSVRIFTSALFILFHLFRMAIVLYIPTLTLSLFVDINVYLILFIVSFVVVTSTFLGGYKGVLWTDAIQGIVLLFGIGLIIIFGLAKTDWEVAKFQSILKKSDLYVSLGSSGIFFLFISKYFENLYSYITSQDIVQRYKSSKSISKINKTIYINIGLLMIVVLLFYGTGSVLYSYYSSLGFNVDDPNAISVIVGRENAADNQLLSYFIIQSLPMGITGLLIAAIFAASQSTVSSSLNSIVTVITVDFISRFSKMKEKNILILSKILIASFGIIAFGVASLVVLSQQTSLIDYYLSIIGLFGMPVLSTFLLAMFTKRSNWIGSFSGIAAGLIFGLPIWLLNNQFIGDGHFKIHSAWVVLFTLAISSVVGYLISLLTNKFVKWKNITNLTSWTQTAEFNELVKLDKKLSKLENKLKKGLITNEEMLKNVQEYQRLEGVVSEQTE; this comes from the coding sequence ATGAACACCACTAATAATGTCATTTTGATGACAACAACCACTGCAGTAGAGTCAAAAACAAATTCAGTTTCTAACTTTACTGCTTTAGATTGAGTAGTCATGGCACTTTATATGTTAGGAATTCTTGGGATTGGTGTTTTCTTTTGACTGCAACAGCGTGTCTCAAAAAATAAAACATCTTCAGCTTATTTAGCTGGACAAGGAATGAAAATACCTACAATTGTTATTGCCTTATCAATTTTTGCTACTGCATTAAGTTCGCTTACTTTCTTGGCAACCCCTGGTTTAGCCTTTAAAACCGGCTGATTATGATCAGTGGGAATTATTTCTTTTTTGGCAGCTGCGCCATTAATTGTCAAAAGAGTTATTCCATTTTATAGAAGAATTAAAGAAACAACATCTTATGCATATCTGGAAAAACGTTTCCATGTATCAGTCAGAATATTTACATCTGCTCTATTTATTTTGTTTCACCTTTTTAGAATGGCTATTGTGTTGTATATTCCAACATTAACGCTTTCTTTATTTGTAGATATCAATGTTTATCTAATTTTATTTATTGTATCTTTTGTTGTTGTAACATCAACATTTTTAGGAGGATATAAAGGAGTACTTTGAACTGATGCAATTCAAGGAATTGTTTTATTATTCGGAATCGGATTAATTATTATTTTTGGTTTAGCTAAAACTGATTGAGAAGTTGCTAAATTTCAAAGTATTTTGAAAAAATCAGATTTATATGTTTCATTGGGAAGTTCAGGAATTTTCTTCTTATTTATTTCAAAATATTTTGAAAATCTTTATTCTTATATCACTTCACAAGACATTGTTCAAAGATATAAAAGTTCAAAATCAATTAGTAAAATTAACAAAACTATTTATATCAATATAGGACTTTTAATGATTGTTGTACTTTTATTTTATGGAACTGGATCAGTGCTTTATTCGTACTACAGCAGTTTAGGATTTAATGTAGATGATCCTAATGCCATTTCAGTGATTGTTGGAAGAGAAAATGCAGCTGATAATCAATTATTGTCTTATTTCATTATTCAGAGTCTTCCAATGGGAATTACAGGATTATTGATAGCTGCTATTTTCGCAGCTAGTCAATCAACAGTATCAAGTTCATTAAATTCCATTGTTACAGTTATTACAGTAGATTTTATTAGTAGATTTAGCAAAATGAAAGAAAAAAATATTTTAATTTTATCTAAAATTTTAATCGCATCTTTTGGAATTATAGCCTTTGGTGTAGCTTCATTGGTGGTTTTATCACAACAAACAAGTTTAATTGATTATTACTTAAGTATTATTGGTCTATTTGGAATGCCGGTATTAAGCACATTTTTACTTGCAATGTTCACCAAAAGATCGAATTGAATTGGATCTTTTTCAGGAATTGCTGCCGGTTTAATATTTGGTCTTCCAATTTGATTATTGAATAATCAATTTATTGGTGATGGACATTTTAAAATTCATAGTGCATGAGTAGTTTTATTCACACTTGCTATTTCTTCGGTTGTAGGTTACTTAATTTCACTTTTAACTAACAAGTTTGTGAAATGAAAAAATATCACTAACTTAACTTCTTGAACACAAACTGCAGAATTCAATGAGTTAGTTAAACTTGATAAAAAACTTTCAAAATTAGAAAATAAATTAAAAAAAGGTTTAATTACTAATGAAGAAATGCTAAAAAATGTTCAAGAATATCAACGACTTGAAGGAGTTGTTTCTGAACAAACAGAATAA
- the rpmG gene encoding 50S ribosomal protein L33, with translation MAREGITLRCEGCKMENYITKKNKKTQTEKLEISKHCHKCNAHTNHKEKK, from the coding sequence ATGGCTAGAGAAGGAATTACACTAAGATGTGAAGGATGTAAAATGGAAAATTACATCACTAAAAAAAATAAAAAAACTCAAACAGAAAAACTTGAGATTTCAAAACATTGCCACAAATGCAATGCTCACACAAACCATAAAGAAAAAAAATAA
- a CDS encoding aminopeptidase P family protein: MNRKYLDLTFVEQKLDAIVTSSRQTRLWCSSVESSDGWTILEKDKNHIFVDSRYIEYAQKQAKNAEVHLLEKNSLKNFLAAKNYQTIGIEADYETYGMVQYIKSMLPEAEIKPVSGQKLRILKTAAEIEKLQKAIDISLEAYEELLPSIQEGQTERELDHKLNFLMKQKGADKECFDAIIATGTNSSKPHHHPTDAKIKKGELLKIDFGAIYKGFGADITRTFIFGGTPNNAQAQEIWDIVDQAARLGRQMVRPGIKASQVHQVCYDYIQSKGYGDKFLHSTGHGLGIDVHELPNVNSVNETILEPGMVITVEPGIYIEGLGGVRIEDDILVTETGSITLSRKNEINGVEK; encoded by the coding sequence ATGAATAGAAAATATTTAGATTTAACTTTTGTTGAACAGAAATTGGATGCGATTGTTACATCAAGTAGACAAACAAGATTATGATGTTCATCTGTGGAATCATCAGATGGATGAACAATATTAGAAAAAGACAAAAATCACATTTTTGTTGATTCAAGATACATTGAATATGCACAAAAACAAGCTAAAAACGCTGAAGTACATTTACTAGAAAAAAATTCATTAAAAAATTTTTTAGCTGCTAAAAATTATCAAACAATTGGAATTGAAGCAGATTATGAAACTTATGGAATGGTACAATACATTAAATCAATGTTACCTGAAGCTGAAATTAAACCTGTAAGTGGACAAAAATTAAGAATTTTAAAAACTGCAGCAGAAATTGAAAAATTGCAAAAAGCTATTGATATTTCTTTGGAAGCTTATGAAGAATTATTACCATCAATTCAAGAAGGTCAAACCGAAAGAGAACTAGATCACAAATTAAATTTCTTAATGAAACAAAAAGGTGCTGATAAGGAATGTTTCGATGCAATTATTGCTACAGGCACTAATTCTTCAAAACCACACCATCACCCAACTGATGCAAAAATCAAAAAGGGTGAATTATTAAAAATTGATTTTGGAGCAATTTATAAAGGATTTGGAGCTGATATCACGAGAACTTTTATTTTTGGTGGAACACCAAATAATGCCCAAGCTCAAGAAATTTGAGATATTGTTGATCAAGCAGCCCGTTTAGGACGTCAAATGGTTCGTCCAGGTATAAAAGCGTCTCAAGTACATCAAGTTTGTTATGATTATATTCAATCTAAAGGATATGGTGACAAATTCTTGCATTCTACAGGACATGGTTTAGGGATTGATGTTCACGAGTTACCTAATGTAAATTCAGTAAATGAAACTATTCTAGAACCGGGAATGGTAATAACAGTTGAACCAGGAATTTACATTGAAGGATTAGGTGGAGTAAGAATTGAAGATGATATTTTAGTAACAGAAACAGGATCAATTACACTTTCAAGAAAAAATGAAATTAATGGAGTAGAAAAATAA
- a CDS encoding HU family DNA-binding protein encodes MTKKELVRKVAELSDLTEAKADKAIASLVEVITESLKAGEKLQVLGLGTFKVSDRKERQGINPRTKETITIAASKSVKFQAAKALKESI; translated from the coding sequence ATGACAAAAAAAGAATTAGTTAGAAAAGTTGCAGAACTTTCAGACTTAACAGAAGCAAAAGCAGATAAAGCGATTGCTTCATTAGTTGAAGTAATTACTGAATCTTTAAAAGCTGGAGAAAAATTACAAGTTCTAGGATTAGGAACTTTTAAAGTTTCAGACAGAAAAGAACGTCAAGGTATTAATCCTCGTACAAAAGAAACTATTACTATTGCAGCGTCAAAATCTGTGAAGTTTCAAGCCGCAAAAGCTTTAAAAGAATCAATTTAA
- a CDS encoding 2-oxo acid dehydrogenase subunit E2, producing MNKIIATPLARALAAKQGIDLSSVSGSGPNGRILISDVENFKPQSASAPIQKAASIPEKSEQAAKAASLGQIHSLQAHTQKIAPIRKAIARAMKNSWAQVAYVNLVNEIEMTNLWDMRKSMVDDVLKLTGIKLTFLPFIIKALAIALKEFPVLAAKYNETTEELIFPGQINMGVAVDTEAGLMVPVIKNAEQLTILEISQEVARLAAAARNKTIKAAEMQGADFTITNYGSVGSLYGVPVINWPELAIAGVGAIIDRAVVKNGAVVPGKVMHLTVAADHRWADGATIGRFASRVKDLLEKPQILGVF from the coding sequence ATGAATAAAATTATTGCTACCCCTTTAGCACGTGCATTAGCAGCTAAACAAGGAATTGATCTTTCTTCAGTTTCAGGATCAGGTCCTAATGGAAGAATTTTAATTTCTGATGTAGAAAACTTTAAACCACAATCTGCCTCAGCTCCAATTCAAAAAGCTGCTTCAATACCAGAAAAAAGTGAACAAGCTGCAAAAGCTGCATCTCTGGGACAAATTCACAGTTTACAAGCTCACACACAAAAAATTGCACCGATTAGAAAAGCCATTGCTCGGGCAATGAAAAATTCATGAGCTCAAGTAGCTTATGTTAATTTAGTTAACGAAATTGAAATGACAAATCTATGAGATATGCGTAAATCTATGGTAGATGATGTTTTAAAATTAACAGGAATAAAGTTAACTTTCTTACCATTTATTATTAAAGCATTAGCGATTGCTCTAAAGGAATTTCCTGTGCTTGCAGCTAAATATAATGAAACTACTGAAGAATTAATTTTTCCAGGACAAATTAATATGGGAGTAGCTGTAGATACAGAAGCGGGATTAATGGTTCCAGTAATTAAAAATGCTGAACAATTAACTATCTTAGAGATTTCTCAAGAAGTTGCACGTTTAGCTGCTGCAGCACGTAATAAAACTATTAAAGCTGCAGAAATGCAAGGTGCAGATTTTACTATTACAAACTATGGTTCAGTTGGTTCTTTATATGGTGTCCCAGTTATTAATTGACCAGAACTAGCAATCGCTGGAGTAGGAGCTATTATTGATCGTGCTGTAGTTAAAAATGGTGCTGTAGTTCCCGGAAAAGTGATGCACCTAACAGTTGCTGCAGATCATCGTTGAGCAGATGGAGCAACAATTGGACGTTTTGCTTCAAGAGTAAAAGATTTATTAGAAAAACCTCAAATTTTAGGAGTATTTTAA
- the pdhA gene encoding pyruvate dehydrogenase (acetyl-transferring) E1 component subunit alpha — protein sequence MESKSFKYVQPGKVMLNVDEIISFLDVDGNLIDKKNDTTLTKEELLKAYKFMVLSRQQDTYMTQLQRQGRMLTFAPNFGEEALQVASAMTLEKEDWYVPAFRSNATMLYMGVPVKQQLLYWNGNERGSKIPEGINLLPVNIPIATQCSHAAGIAYSMKLRKIPGVAVSIIGNGGTAEGEFYEAMNISAIWKWPAVFCVNNNQWSISTPEKLESSSSTIAAKAYSVGIPGIRVDGNDLLASYAVMKEAMEYARQGNGPVLVEFITWRQGPHTTSDNPKVYRTEEQEKAAEVWEPMHRIEKYLKDKKYITTEEIQKVWDDSLAEVKVAFEESQKELEVDINEVFDYTYAQLTPELAEQKAEALAYYQKLAKGGK from the coding sequence GTGGAATCAAAATCTTTTAAATATGTACAGCCTGGCAAAGTCATGTTGAACGTTGATGAAATTATTAGTTTTTTAGATGTAGATGGTAACTTAATTGACAAAAAAAATGACACAACGCTTACAAAAGAAGAACTTTTAAAAGCCTATAAATTTATGGTTTTGTCTAGACAACAAGATACATATATGACACAATTACAAAGACAAGGAAGAATGTTAACATTTGCACCTAATTTTGGTGAAGAAGCGCTGCAAGTTGCATCAGCAATGACATTAGAAAAAGAAGACTGATATGTTCCAGCTTTTAGATCAAATGCTACCATGCTATACATGGGTGTGCCTGTAAAGCAACAATTACTGTACTGAAATGGTAATGAAAGAGGATCAAAAATTCCTGAAGGAATTAATTTACTACCCGTAAATATTCCCATTGCTACACAGTGTTCTCATGCAGCTGGGATAGCTTATTCAATGAAATTAAGAAAAATTCCTGGTGTTGCTGTTTCCATTATTGGTAACGGTGGAACAGCTGAGGGTGAATTTTATGAAGCTATGAACATTTCAGCAATTTGAAAATGACCTGCAGTTTTTTGTGTAAACAATAATCAATGATCAATTTCAACTCCAGAAAAATTAGAATCTTCATCTTCAACAATAGCCGCTAAAGCTTACTCAGTGGGAATTCCTGGTATTAGAGTTGATGGTAATGACTTACTAGCTTCTTATGCTGTAATGAAAGAAGCTATGGAATATGCTCGTCAAGGGAATGGACCTGTTTTAGTGGAATTTATTACTTGAAGACAAGGACCACATACAACAAGTGATAATCCTAAAGTTTATCGTACTGAAGAACAAGAAAAAGCAGCTGAAGTTTGAGAACCAATGCACCGGATTGAAAAATATTTAAAAGATAAAAAATATATCACCACCGAAGAAATCCAAAAAGTTTGAGATGACTCATTAGCTGAAGTAAAAGTTGCTTTTGAAGAATCACAAAAAGAATTAGAAGTTGATATTAATGAAGTATTTGATTATACTTATGCTCAATTGACTCCTGAACTAGCTGAACAAAAAGCAGAAGCGCTTGCTTACTATCAAAAACTAGCAAAAGGTGGAAAATAA
- a CDS encoding alpha-ketoacid dehydrogenase subunit beta: MSEKKNLIALNNIGALTHAIDLMMEEDETVVLWGQDAGFEGGVFRATEGLQKKYGEQRVWDTPIAEAAMMGVGVGAAISGLKPIVEMQFQGFSYPAFQQLMTHAARYRNRSRGRFTCPLVLRMPMAGGVRALEHHSEAIEALYAHIPGIKVVMPATPYDTKGLLIAALKDPDPVVFLEPKSIYRSFKQEIPAEIYEVEIGKANVLKEGKDLTIVTYGKQVHDCLAALKELHQTNPEWDIELIDLRTIKPIDTETIINSVKKTGRLLVVHEAVKSFSVSAEIITRVNEKAFEYLKAPLTRLTGWDITVPLARGEKYHALDVEKVKVKIQELMNFKF; the protein is encoded by the coding sequence ATGTCAGAGAAAAAGAATTTAATTGCATTAAATAACATCGGTGCTTTAACACATGCCATTGATTTAATGATGGAAGAAGATGAAACTGTTGTACTTTGAGGACAAGATGCCGGATTTGAAGGTGGAGTTTTTAGAGCAACTGAAGGTTTACAGAAAAAATATGGTGAGCAAAGAGTTTGAGATACACCAATTGCTGAAGCAGCAATGATGGGAGTGGGAGTAGGTGCTGCAATTAGCGGCTTAAAACCAATTGTTGAAATGCAATTCCAAGGATTTTCATATCCCGCTTTTCAACAATTAATGACACATGCAGCAAGATATCGAAATCGTTCAAGAGGAAGATTTACTTGTCCATTAGTATTAAGAATGCCAATGGCTGGTGGAGTTAGAGCTTTAGAACATCACTCAGAAGCAATCGAAGCTTTATATGCACATATTCCAGGAATAAAAGTAGTTATGCCTGCAACCCCTTATGACACAAAAGGATTATTAATTGCGGCCTTAAAAGATCCTGATCCAGTTGTTTTTTTAGAACCAAAAAGTATTTATCGTTCATTTAAACAAGAAATCCCTGCAGAAATTTATGAAGTAGAAATCGGTAAAGCTAATGTTTTAAAAGAAGGAAAAGATTTAACAATTGTTACTTATGGAAAACAAGTTCATGACTGTTTAGCAGCCTTAAAAGAATTACATCAAACAAATCCTGAATGAGATATTGAATTAATTGATTTAAGAACAATTAAACCAATTGACACAGAAACTATAATAAATTCAGTTAAAAAAACTGGAAGACTTTTAGTAGTGCATGAAGCCGTTAAATCATTTTCTGTTTCAGCAGAAATTATTACTAGAGTAAATGAAAAAGCTTTTGAATATTTAAAAGCACCTTTAACTAGATTAACAGGATGAGATATTACTGTACCTTTAGCACGTGGTGAAAAATATCATGCTTTAGATGTGGAAAAAGTTAAAGTAAAAATTCAAGAATTAATGAATTTTAAATTTTAG
- the lpdA gene encoding dihydrolipoyl dehydrogenase: MYKFKFADIGEGLHEGVVAEIYKKVGDEVKEGDPLFSVETDKVTSDIPSPVTGKITKVLMNQGDTIHVGQEIYYIDDGSTTESNDDTAPTETAAEEESAASVVGEVKVSNELLSFNFSTPAPVKAAPESAPSATVESSKVETQFDKGKSYTGAIEAEFDVIVIGSGPGGYLAAEMSGDHGLKTLIIEKEFWGGVCLNVGCIPTKALLKTAEVHEYIKHAADYGVDINTSSLKINWEKMHQRKRDVVAQLTTGVQLLMKANKVKTIFGEAKFIGAHEIEVVGKVYRGKNIIIATGSSDRHLDLPGFEDGYKTGKLITSKEAINLDKKPKTMTIVGGGVIGVEFSQVFAQTGVKVTILQNTDRILAGIDAELAKVIATKLESTGVEIVYNAQVTKFEKDTLFYTIDNKEHSIKADVSLVSVGRVPESLGLAEVGIKLGQRKEVPVDEYCRTNVEGVYGIGDVVGQSMLAHVAYRHAAIAVSHITNHPVKYSSKTLPSCIYTHPEIAIVGLTEEEAKAKGKTPLVVRYQFTYVGKAIATNNKIGFAKFVIDKEFGEILGCHIVGPHATDLISEIVVAMDLETTIYDIASAIHPHPTFSEVLWEGARLAVKMLEKTK; the protein is encoded by the coding sequence ATGTATAAATTTAAATTTGCTGATATAGGTGAGGGACTACACGAAGGAGTTGTCGCTGAAATTTACAAAAAAGTAGGTGACGAAGTTAAGGAAGGTGACCCCTTATTTTCCGTAGAAACAGATAAAGTTACATCAGATATTCCTTCTCCTGTAACCGGAAAAATCACTAAAGTTTTAATGAATCAAGGTGATACCATCCATGTAGGTCAAGAAATTTATTACATTGATGATGGTTCAACAACTGAATCAAATGATGATACTGCTCCAACTGAAACAGCTGCTGAAGAAGAATCAGCTGCATCAGTAGTTGGAGAAGTAAAAGTATCAAACGAATTATTATCATTTAATTTTTCAACTCCAGCACCGGTAAAAGCTGCTCCAGAATCAGCACCATCTGCTACAGTTGAAAGTTCAAAAGTGGAAACTCAATTTGATAAAGGTAAATCTTATACAGGTGCAATTGAAGCTGAATTTGATGTAATTGTTATAGGATCAGGTCCTGGTGGTTATTTAGCTGCAGAAATGTCAGGAGATCACGGATTAAAAACATTAATTATTGAAAAAGAATTCTGAGGTGGTGTTTGTTTAAATGTTGGATGTATTCCAACTAAAGCATTATTAAAAACTGCAGAAGTACACGAATATATTAAGCATGCTGCTGATTATGGTGTTGATATTAATACTAGTTCATTAAAAATTAACTGAGAAAAAATGCACCAGAGAAAAAGAGATGTTGTAGCTCAGTTAACAACTGGTGTACAGCTTTTAATGAAAGCTAACAAAGTTAAAACTATTTTTGGTGAAGCTAAATTTATTGGTGCACACGAAATTGAAGTTGTAGGCAAAGTTTACCGTGGTAAAAATATAATTATTGCTACTGGTTCAAGTGACCGCCACTTAGATTTACCAGGATTTGAAGATGGATACAAAACAGGAAAATTAATTACTTCAAAAGAGGCAATTAATTTAGATAAAAAACCTAAAACTATGACCATTGTCGGTGGTGGAGTTATTGGTGTAGAATTTTCTCAAGTTTTTGCTCAAACAGGAGTAAAGGTAACTATTTTACAAAATACTGATCGTATTTTAGCCGGTATTGATGCAGAGCTTGCAAAAGTTATTGCAACTAAATTAGAAAGTACTGGAGTTGAGATTGTTTATAATGCTCAAGTAACTAAGTTTGAAAAAGATACCTTATTTTATACAATTGATAACAAAGAACATTCAATTAAAGCTGATGTTAGTTTAGTATCAGTTGGTAGAGTACCAGAATCTTTAGGATTGGCTGAAGTAGGAATTAAGTTGGGACAAAGAAAAGAAGTTCCAGTTGATGAATATTGCCGCACAAATGTTGAAGGAGTATATGGAATTGGTGATGTTGTAGGTCAATCAATGTTAGCACACGTAGCTTACCGCCATGCGGCCATTGCTGTTTCCCACATCACCAATCACCCTGTAAAATATTCATCAAAAACATTACCTTCATGTATTTATACTCATCCTGAAATTGCTATTGTTGGGTTAACTGAAGAAGAAGCTAAAGCAAAAGGTAAAACACCATTAGTTGTAAGATATCAATTTACATATGTTGGAAAAGCAATTGCTACAAACAATAAAATTGGTTTTGCTAAATTTGTAATCGACAAAGAATTTGGTGAAATTTTGGGATGTCATATCGTTGGACCACATGCAACTGACTTAATTTCAGAAATTGTTGTTGCAATGGATTTAGAAACAACAATCTATGACATCGCTTCAGCAATTCACCCTCACCCTACATTTAGTGAAGTGTTATGAGAAGGTGCAAGGCTTGCTGTAAAAATGTTAGAAAAAACAAAATAA
- a CDS encoding dihydrolipoyl dehydrogenase, which translates to MEKFDIIFIGAGPGGYSSAAILSEAGLKVAVVEQQHLGGTCVNLGCIPTKTLLKSAKVFDLIKKANVYGIETDSPKANLKAIQEIRKNNKTKLNGAIKGALDGAGVSLFDGVGKILDANTVIVNDGTKLTTKKIVIATGARPREIEFQGKDNAQKDGVLINSNDLLMMEQLPKSIVIIGGGPISIEFSYYMATFGVEVTILEHAEKLLSRFDEECSAQIIQYLEAKGVKIYHDARIESYQNNSLEFTSNEQTHTIKAEKILVAAGRVPNIEVAEKLGLELTPGKGIKVNDKMETSIANVYAIGDVTGLSMVTTNAYKQGDILAQNLLGLKIEKYNPANYAWSIYMGLELAGVGLSSAQAVEKYGIDNVLQVTVPAQQLPRNHADSNLDLGFFKLIVKKDDGKVLGSYIFLENASLLINEIALAVTKDLTIWDLQQTGHTHPTLSEAIYYVSRNLSFKLKR; encoded by the coding sequence ATGGAAAAATTTGACATAATTTTTATAGGGGCAGGTCCAGGAGGATATTCATCAGCTGCTATTTTATCTGAAGCTGGATTAAAAGTTGCCGTTGTAGAACAACAGCATTTAGGCGGTACATGTGTTAACTTAGGATGTATTCCAACTAAAACATTATTAAAATCAGCAAAAGTATTTGATTTAATTAAAAAAGCTAATGTTTATGGTATTGAAACAGATTCACCTAAAGCAAATTTAAAAGCAATTCAAGAAATTAGAAAAAATAACAAAACTAAATTAAATGGAGCAATTAAAGGTGCTTTAGATGGTGCTGGAGTTAGCTTGTTTGATGGCGTGGGAAAAATTTTAGATGCAAATACAGTGATAGTTAATGATGGAACAAAACTAACAACTAAAAAAATCGTTATTGCAACTGGTGCAAGACCACGAGAAATTGAATTTCAAGGTAAGGATAATGCTCAAAAAGATGGTGTTTTAATTAATTCAAATGATTTATTAATGATGGAACAATTACCAAAATCAATAGTTATTATTGGTGGTGGACCTATTTCAATTGAATTTTCATACTATATGGCAACTTTTGGAGTTGAAGTTACAATTCTTGAACATGCTGAAAAATTATTATCAAGATTTGATGAAGAATGTTCAGCTCAAATAATTCAATATTTAGAAGCTAAAGGTGTAAAAATCTATCATGATGCAAGAATTGAATCATATCAAAATAATTCATTAGAATTTACATCAAATGAGCAAACACATACAATTAAAGCTGAAAAAATTTTAGTAGCAGCAGGAAGAGTTCCTAATATTGAAGTGGCTGAAAAATTGGGGTTAGAATTAACTCCTGGAAAAGGAATTAAAGTTAATGATAAAATGGAAACTTCAATCGCTAATGTTTATGCAATTGGTGACGTAACTGGTTTATCAATGGTTACAACAAATGCGTATAAACAAGGAGATATTTTAGCTCAAAATCTTTTAGGATTAAAAATTGAAAAATATAACCCTGCAAACTATGCTTGATCAATTTACATGGGATTAGAACTAGCTGGAGTTGGTCTTTCATCAGCTCAAGCTGTTGAAAAATATGGCATTGATAATGTTTTACAAGTAACAGTACCAGCACAACAACTACCGAGAAATCATGCTGACAGTAATTTAGATTTAGGTTTCTTTAAACTGATTGTTAAAAAAGATGATGGAAAAGTTTTAGGATCATACATTTTCCTTGAAAATGCTTCATTATTAATTAATGAAATTGCATTAGCAGTTACAAAAGATTTAACAATTTGAGACTTACAACAAACAGGCCACACACATCCTACACTTTCTGAAGCAATTTATTATGTTTCAAGAAATTTATCTTTTAAACTAAAAAGATAA